One genomic region from Syngnathus typhle isolate RoL2023-S1 ecotype Sweden linkage group LG17, RoL_Styp_1.0, whole genome shotgun sequence encodes:
- the mfsd13al gene encoding transmembrane protein 180-like, giving the protein MKLLRDLEVNPAALAYAMTTLGAAMINNIFNFYYVKLFISKYQISEGAFHKSQVVYMLWNAINDPLFGYLQDNSKMACCSQRRLSILYGAPLYSLAFLIAWFPWRSYSPSDWLCGVHLTVALCAFDGLLTFVLLAQCALFAEISSQHQSRLRLIKYNQVASLLGSSSVLFCGMLSQNMEDLTAFQAFSVLVAILSCVCMIYTGLHSQSQFDDKASDDLDEPASSCSESSTYTVKMLTWQILINRDFRFFVLMNFFQVFMLAFFSNFTLIFAEHLIPPDVLSPLARSVMYGAGFICPQLLVLTCNRLLHNLGYYRIILYTFYLEVLMGAFMLALGAQNYRILALFLTLSMVTVQATFSLFGLPLADIIDVDMHKYKRSSPLSSMVFGTNALFTKPAQSLAPMLVINILNQFGYEQLKDAGRDVDVRAVESLHSVMFYLVCTVPMCVAAVQVLAWRPFSIRNSHTVDRRYADS; this is encoded by the exons ATGAAACTGCTGCGAGATTTGGAAGTAAACCCGGCGGCTTTGGCTTATGCCATGACCACTCTGGGAGCTGCCATGATCAACAACATATTCAACTTCTACTACGTGAAGCTCTTCATCAGCAAGTACCAGATATCCGAGGGGGCTTTCCACAAATCTCAA GTGGTATACATGCTGTGGAATGCCATCAATGATCCTCTCTTTGGATACCTGCAAGACAACTCCAAAATGGCGTGCTGCTCTCAGCGGCGGCTCTCCATCCTGTACGGCGCCCCGCTCTACTCCTTGGCATTCCTCATCGCCTGGTTCCCGTGGAGGTCCTACTCCCCCAGTGACTGGCTGTGCGGTGTCCACTTGACAGTGGCGTTGTGCGCCTTCGACGGCTTGCTCACGTTTGTGCTGCTGGCACAGTGTGCCCTGTTTGCCGAGATTTCCAGCCAGCATCAGAGCCGACTGAGACTCATTAAGTACAACCAG GTGGCATCGCTGCTGGGCTCCTCAAGCGTGCTCTTCTGCGGCATGCTGTCCCAAAATATGGAGGACTTGACAGCCTTCCAGGCGTTCTCTGTCCTCGTGGCCATCCTGAGCTGCGTCTGCATGATCTACACGGGCCTCCACAGCCAGAGCCAGTTTGACGACAAAGCGTCCGACGACTTAGACGAGCCCGCTTCCAGCTGCTCCGAGTCTTCCACCTACACTGTGAAAATGCTGACCTGGCAAATCCTCATCAACAGGGACTTCCGGTTCTTTGTGCTCATGAACTTTTTCCAGGTCTTTATGCTGGCGTTCTTCAGTAATTTTACACTGATATTCGCCGAGCACTTGATTCCCCCAGACGTGCTTTCGCCACTGGCCAGAAGCGTCATGTACGGCGCGGGATTCATTTGTCCTCAG CTGTTAGTGTTGACCTGCAACAGACTTCTTCACAACCTCGGCTACTACAGAATCATCCTGTACACCTTCTACTTGGAGGTCTTAATGGGGGCTTTTATGCTGGCCCTCGGTGCTCAGAATTATCGTATCCTGGCGTTATTCCTCACCCTCAGCAT GGTCACGGTGCAAGCCACCTTCAGTCTGTTCGGCTTGCCACTGGCAGATATTATCGACGTCGACATGCACAAGTACAAGCGCAG CTCCCCTCTGTCATCCATGGTGTTTGGGACCAACGCCCTGTTCACTAAGCCCGCTCAGTCTCTTGCGCCCATGTTGGTGATCAACATTCTCAACCAGTTTGGCTACGAGCAGCTGAAGGATGCCGGGCGGGACGTCGACGTGAG AGCCGTGGAAAGCCTCCACAGTGTCATGTTCTACTTGGTGTGCACGGTGCCCATGTGTGTGGCCGCCGTTCAAGTCCTGGCTTGGAGGCCCTTCTCCATACGCAACAGTCACACCGTGGACAGGAGGTACGCCGACAGCTAG
- the cdr2a gene encoding cerebellar degeneration-related protein 2 isoform X3: MTSLDSNSKRLPCPVGQYLAKQVELLRHVNEQHAKVYEQLDLSTRELERSNGRLVQDERLAQNKINRFGPFLDCLPSRSSLTESIEGLQRHVEALRNRLEMLMTAQSKQNKQERLRNLSAQSVSCLGEMLDMEPDRRQTDGRRLPQESVVNPHRRRDPEEEHWILLGSVRTLQGQLATERKRREAAERESELATNDKRGLERRLSLLAGSQTRQVELKAQVEALRLMWRDDCTSRKPDQLLLPDAMFYDSFDKSETDQDGSEEAVDEMTEGQDEERQGQRRRSAASLWDDHDKMCVRRAEVVKQRGVLLLNEVDAHYNALQVKYNELFQRCQQPNAGLPHNSVQTSRTPSVSIHPRRRLSDSPTEASTTSEEPNYKVLFKEIFTCIQKTKEDVHKPRPVSDAPGM, from the exons atgacatcacttgACTCCAACTCCAAACGTCTTCCTTGTCCTGTTGGCCAGTATCTGGCCAAGCAGGTGGAGCTGCTGCGTCACGTAAACGAGCAGCACGCCAAAGTTTATGAGCAGCTGGACCTGTCCACCAGGGAGCTGGAGCGAAGCAACGGGAGGCTCGTGCAGGACGAGCGCCTGGCCCAGAACAAGATAAACAG GTTTGGGCCATTCCTCGATTGTCTTCCGTCTCGTTCCAGTCTGACCGAGTCCATCGAAGGACTACAAAGGCACGTGGAGGCTCTGCGGAACCGGCTGGAGATGCTCATGACTGCCCAATCCAAGCAGAACAAACAAGAGCGGCTACGCAACCTTAGCGCGCAGAGCGTTTCCTGTCTTGGAGAAATGCTTGACATGGAGCCCGACAG GCGACAAACAGATGGACGGCGGTTGCCCCAGGAATCCGTGGTCAACCCACATCGACGCCGAGACCCAGAAGAGGAACACTGGATTCTTCTTGGATCGGTCCGCACTCTCCAGGGTCAATTAGCAACGGAGAGGAAGCGTCGGGAGGCGGCGGAACGCGAGAGCGAACTCGCGACCAATGACAAGCGAGGCCTGGAGCGACGACTCAGCCTCCTGGCAGGTTCCCAGACCAGGCAGGTGGAGCTGAAGGCCCAAGTGGAGGCCCTGAGGCTCATGTGGCGTGACGACTGCACATCCAG GAAACCAGACCAACTACTTCTTCCCGACGCAATGTTCTATGACTCATTCGATAAATCCGAAACGGATCAAGATGGGTCAGAGGAGGCGGTTGATGAGATGACTGAAGGCCAGGATGAGGAGCGCCAGGGACAGAGGCGCAGGAGCGCCGCGAGCCTGTGGGACGATCACGACAAGATGTGCGTGAGGAGGGCGGAGGTGGTGAAGCAGAGGGGTGTCCTGCTGCTCAATGAGGTGGACGCGCACTACAACGCACTGCAG GTGAAGTACAACGAGCTGTTCCAGAGGTGTCAGCAGCCAAACGCGGGGCTCCCCCACAACTCCGTCCAGACGTCCCGAACCCCATCCGTGAGCATTCATCCCCGCCGCCGCCTCTCCGATTCGCCAACAGAAGCCTCAACGACGTCGGAGGAGCCCAATTACAAGGTTCTCTTCAAGGAGATCTTCACCTGCATCCAGAAGACCAAAGAAGACGTGCACAAGCCCAGACCCGTCAGCGACGCACCCGGCATGTGA
- the cdr2a gene encoding cerebellar degeneration-related protein 2 isoform X1: MLAEGILEDDFDKNGDTWCVQRDLEHDLHLAAILGKTLLERNRELEQALQHMYSANKDQLLEIEYLAKQVELLRHVNEQHAKVYEQLDLSTRELERSNGRLVQDERLAQNKINRFGPFLDCLPSRSSLTESIEGLQRHVEALRNRLEMLMTAQSKQNKQERLRNLSAQSVSCLGEMLDMEPDRRQTDGRRLPQESVVNPHRRRDPEEEHWILLGSVRTLQGQLATERKRREAAERESELATNDKRGLERRLSLLAGSQTRQVELKAQVEALRLMWRDDCTSRKPDQLLLPDAMFYDSFDKSETDQDGSEEAVDEMTEGQDEERQGQRRRSAASLWDDHDKMCVRRAEVVKQRGVLLLNEVDAHYNALQVKYNELFQRCQQPNAGLPHNSVQTSRTPSVSIHPRRRLSDSPTEASTTSEEPNYKVLFKEIFTCIQKTKEDVHKPRPVSDAPGM; the protein is encoded by the exons ATGTTAGCTGAAGGGATTCTTGAGGACGATTTTGACAAAAATGGAGATACTTGGTGTGTTCAGCGGGACCTCGAGCACG ATCTCCATTTGGCTGCTATACTAGGCAAAACCCTCCTGGAACGCAACCGCGAGTTGGAGCAGGCGCTTCAGCACATGTACTCCGCCAACAAAGATCAGCTGCTGGAAATAGAG TATCTGGCCAAGCAGGTGGAGCTGCTGCGTCACGTAAACGAGCAGCACGCCAAAGTTTATGAGCAGCTGGACCTGTCCACCAGGGAGCTGGAGCGAAGCAACGGGAGGCTCGTGCAGGACGAGCGCCTGGCCCAGAACAAGATAAACAG GTTTGGGCCATTCCTCGATTGTCTTCCGTCTCGTTCCAGTCTGACCGAGTCCATCGAAGGACTACAAAGGCACGTGGAGGCTCTGCGGAACCGGCTGGAGATGCTCATGACTGCCCAATCCAAGCAGAACAAACAAGAGCGGCTACGCAACCTTAGCGCGCAGAGCGTTTCCTGTCTTGGAGAAATGCTTGACATGGAGCCCGACAG GCGACAAACAGATGGACGGCGGTTGCCCCAGGAATCCGTGGTCAACCCACATCGACGCCGAGACCCAGAAGAGGAACACTGGATTCTTCTTGGATCGGTCCGCACTCTCCAGGGTCAATTAGCAACGGAGAGGAAGCGTCGGGAGGCGGCGGAACGCGAGAGCGAACTCGCGACCAATGACAAGCGAGGCCTGGAGCGACGACTCAGCCTCCTGGCAGGTTCCCAGACCAGGCAGGTGGAGCTGAAGGCCCAAGTGGAGGCCCTGAGGCTCATGTGGCGTGACGACTGCACATCCAG GAAACCAGACCAACTACTTCTTCCCGACGCAATGTTCTATGACTCATTCGATAAATCCGAAACGGATCAAGATGGGTCAGAGGAGGCGGTTGATGAGATGACTGAAGGCCAGGATGAGGAGCGCCAGGGACAGAGGCGCAGGAGCGCCGCGAGCCTGTGGGACGATCACGACAAGATGTGCGTGAGGAGGGCGGAGGTGGTGAAGCAGAGGGGTGTCCTGCTGCTCAATGAGGTGGACGCGCACTACAACGCACTGCAG GTGAAGTACAACGAGCTGTTCCAGAGGTGTCAGCAGCCAAACGCGGGGCTCCCCCACAACTCCGTCCAGACGTCCCGAACCCCATCCGTGAGCATTCATCCCCGCCGCCGCCTCTCCGATTCGCCAACAGAAGCCTCAACGACGTCGGAGGAGCCCAATTACAAGGTTCTCTTCAAGGAGATCTTCACCTGCATCCAGAAGACCAAAGAAGACGTGCACAAGCCCAGACCCGTCAGCGACGCACCCGGCATGTGA
- the cdr2a gene encoding cerebellar degeneration-related protein 2 isoform X2: MLAEGILEDDFDKNGDTWCVQRDLEHDLHLAAILGKTLLERNRELEQALQHMYSANKDQLLEIEYLAKQVELLRHVNEQHAKVYEQLDLSTRELERSNGRLVQDERLAQNKINSLTESIEGLQRHVEALRNRLEMLMTAQSKQNKQERLRNLSAQSVSCLGEMLDMEPDRRQTDGRRLPQESVVNPHRRRDPEEEHWILLGSVRTLQGQLATERKRREAAERESELATNDKRGLERRLSLLAGSQTRQVELKAQVEALRLMWRDDCTSRKPDQLLLPDAMFYDSFDKSETDQDGSEEAVDEMTEGQDEERQGQRRRSAASLWDDHDKMCVRRAEVVKQRGVLLLNEVDAHYNALQVKYNELFQRCQQPNAGLPHNSVQTSRTPSVSIHPRRRLSDSPTEASTTSEEPNYKVLFKEIFTCIQKTKEDVHKPRPVSDAPGM, encoded by the exons ATGTTAGCTGAAGGGATTCTTGAGGACGATTTTGACAAAAATGGAGATACTTGGTGTGTTCAGCGGGACCTCGAGCACG ATCTCCATTTGGCTGCTATACTAGGCAAAACCCTCCTGGAACGCAACCGCGAGTTGGAGCAGGCGCTTCAGCACATGTACTCCGCCAACAAAGATCAGCTGCTGGAAATAGAG TATCTGGCCAAGCAGGTGGAGCTGCTGCGTCACGTAAACGAGCAGCACGCCAAAGTTTATGAGCAGCTGGACCTGTCCACCAGGGAGCTGGAGCGAAGCAACGGGAGGCTCGTGCAGGACGAGCGCCTGGCCCAGAACAAGATAAACAG TCTGACCGAGTCCATCGAAGGACTACAAAGGCACGTGGAGGCTCTGCGGAACCGGCTGGAGATGCTCATGACTGCCCAATCCAAGCAGAACAAACAAGAGCGGCTACGCAACCTTAGCGCGCAGAGCGTTTCCTGTCTTGGAGAAATGCTTGACATGGAGCCCGACAG GCGACAAACAGATGGACGGCGGTTGCCCCAGGAATCCGTGGTCAACCCACATCGACGCCGAGACCCAGAAGAGGAACACTGGATTCTTCTTGGATCGGTCCGCACTCTCCAGGGTCAATTAGCAACGGAGAGGAAGCGTCGGGAGGCGGCGGAACGCGAGAGCGAACTCGCGACCAATGACAAGCGAGGCCTGGAGCGACGACTCAGCCTCCTGGCAGGTTCCCAGACCAGGCAGGTGGAGCTGAAGGCCCAAGTGGAGGCCCTGAGGCTCATGTGGCGTGACGACTGCACATCCAG GAAACCAGACCAACTACTTCTTCCCGACGCAATGTTCTATGACTCATTCGATAAATCCGAAACGGATCAAGATGGGTCAGAGGAGGCGGTTGATGAGATGACTGAAGGCCAGGATGAGGAGCGCCAGGGACAGAGGCGCAGGAGCGCCGCGAGCCTGTGGGACGATCACGACAAGATGTGCGTGAGGAGGGCGGAGGTGGTGAAGCAGAGGGGTGTCCTGCTGCTCAATGAGGTGGACGCGCACTACAACGCACTGCAG GTGAAGTACAACGAGCTGTTCCAGAGGTGTCAGCAGCCAAACGCGGGGCTCCCCCACAACTCCGTCCAGACGTCCCGAACCCCATCCGTGAGCATTCATCCCCGCCGCCGCCTCTCCGATTCGCCAACAGAAGCCTCAACGACGTCGGAGGAGCCCAATTACAAGGTTCTCTTCAAGGAGATCTTCACCTGCATCCAGAAGACCAAAGAAGACGTGCACAAGCCCAGACCCGTCAGCGACGCACCCGGCATGTGA